Below is a window of Candidatus Methylomirabilota bacterium DNA.
CGACAACTCCGGGCGGAGGACCGGGTGATGCAGACTCGGAATAACTATGATAAGGAGGTATACAACGGCGATCTGGGTTGGATCAGTCGAATCGACCGGGAAGATCAGCAGCTCTGGGTCCGGTTCGATCACAGGGAGATCGTGTACGACTGGAGCGAGCTCGATGAGCTGAGCCTCGCCTACGCCATTTCAGTCCACAAGAGTCAGGGAAGTGAGTATCCGGCCGTTGTCTTCCCGCTCCACACATCCCACTACATCATGCTCCAGCGCAATCTCCTGTATACGACCCTGAGTCGGGGAAGACGTCTCGTGGTCATGGTTGGCAACAGGCAGGCCGTCGCAATCGCGGTGAGGAATGCCCGGCTCCGGGAACGTTACAGCCTCTTGCCGGACCGCTTGCGTCGGCACCTGTCGGGGAGGGCGTCGTGAAGAAGCGGTGCCTCGGGGCCCTCTGTCTCTCCGTCCTTCTCCTCGCATCGTGCGGTGTGCGTAGGCAGTCCGCTCTGGGAATCTATCATCGGGTCCGTCCAGGCGAGACCCTTTACCGAATCGCCAAAACGTATGGGGTAAGCGTGAAAAAACTGAGCCGGGTCAATCGGATCTCCGATCCTTCGAATATTCGGGCCGGGGATCGCCTTTACATTCCCGGGGCCCGGAGGGTCAAAAAGGTTCCAGTCTATCGGTCCGAACAGACGGCGGTCCTGGAACGGAAACTTCCCAGAGAAGAAGCCCGGGCAGTCAAACTCCACTTTGCATGGCCGGTCAAGGGGAAGATTCTTACTCAATACGGGATTCAGGATGGGTTCAAAAATAATGGGGTTGGTATCGCGGCCTCAGAGGGGACCCCGATCCGGACCGCGGAAGCGGGGAGAGTAGTATACAGCGGGGCGGATCTTCGGGACTACGGAAATCTTGTCATCATTGATCACCAGGGAGGCTTCGCCACAGTGTATGCCCACAACCGGATAAACCTCGTGACAATGGGGGAAAGGGTGAAAAAGGGGGAGGTGATCGCCGAGGTAGGGATGACCGGGATTGCCGAAACCCCTTACTTGCACTTCGAGATCCGACGAGGCGGCAAGGCCAGAAACCCTCTCCCATTTCTCAAGTGAGGCGTGCCACCCCAAAGGGACCTTCTGTCCTGGCTCAAAAACTTCTCAAGCGTCTGCCGCGCCGGCAGCAAGATCTCGTCAAGACCGCTACTATCCTGGGAGAGCGGCAGGGGGTGGCAGTCTACCTCGTCGGGGGACCGGTCCGGGACCTCGCGCTAGGGAGCGCCAGCACCGACCTCGACCTGACTGTGGC
It encodes the following:
- a CDS encoding ATP-binding domain-containing protein, producing the protein SILHDLIASGSVPVVRLTEIFRQAKESWIVVNAHRVNRGEFPHLPEFGAADFAFIELDDAEAIRDRVKKLVTTEIESRYGLNPLLDIQVITPMNRGPLGVATLNQDLQAALNPKGEEIILGGRQLRAEDRVMQTRNNYDKEVYNGDLGWISRIDREDQQLWVRFDHREIVYDWSELDELSLAYAISVHKSQGSEYPAVVFPLHTSHYIMLQRNLLYTTLSRGRRLVVMVGNRQAVAIAVRNARLRERYSLLPDRLRRHLSGRAS
- a CDS encoding M23 family metallopeptidase → MKKRCLGALCLSVLLLASCGVRRQSALGIYHRVRPGETLYRIAKTYGVSVKKLSRVNRISDPSNIRAGDRLYIPGARRVKKVPVYRSEQTAVLERKLPREEARAVKLHFAWPVKGKILTQYGIQDGFKNNGVGIAASEGTPIRTAEAGRVVYSGADLRDYGNLVIIDHQGGFATVYAHNRINLVTMGERVKKGEVIAEVGMTGIAETPYLHFEIRRGGKARNPLPFLK